One stretch of Candidatus Anaeroferrophillus wilburensis DNA includes these proteins:
- a CDS encoding HDOD domain-containing protein gives MEAGELYQKIYARIEELPTLPAVVPKLLELMQNPNTNAADLTAVISRDPALAAKVLKVANSAYYGFPQKIADVKHAVALLGFNMVKSLAISIGIIKSLPRGRRPSPYFSAAGLWLHSLAVATAMQELGRRFAGADDREYLFIVGLLHDLGKVVLDQFFPELFQEVLERANVGQQSKLHLVEREIIGIDHCEVSAMLLTRWKFPAKIVQPVAGHHQPQLASGASVVDVTLLRIANVLAQELGIGKEGNSIAGQIRPGDLEAVSADEGAVGQVRSFLFNKQEELEAFFAALA, from the coding sequence ATGGAAGCTGGAGAACTGTACCAGAAAATCTATGCCAGGATTGAAGAGTTGCCGACGCTGCCGGCGGTGGTGCCGAAACTGCTGGAGCTGATGCAGAATCCCAATACTAATGCGGCTGATCTGACGGCGGTCATCTCTCGAGATCCGGCCCTGGCCGCTAAAGTTCTCAAGGTTGCCAATTCCGCTTATTATGGTTTTCCCCAGAAAATTGCCGATGTCAAGCATGCCGTTGCCCTGCTGGGGTTTAATATGGTTAAATCTCTGGCGATTTCCATTGGTATTATCAAGAGTCTTCCCAGGGGCCGGCGGCCTTCCCCTTATTTTTCTGCCGCCGGTCTGTGGCTGCACAGCCTGGCGGTGGCAACCGCGATGCAGGAGCTTGGCCGTCGTTTTGCCGGTGCCGATGACCGTGAATATCTATTCATTGTCGGTCTTCTCCATGATCTTGGCAAAGTCGTTCTCGACCAGTTTTTTCCCGAGCTGTTTCAGGAGGTATTGGAACGGGCCAATGTGGGCCAACAAAGCAAACTGCATCTGGTGGAACGGGAGATTATCGGCATTGATCACTGTGAGGTCAGCGCCATGTTGTTGACCAGGTGGAAATTCCCCGCCAAGATTGTTCAGCCGGTTGCCGGGCACCATCAACCGCAGCTGGCATCGGGAGCCAGTGTTGTTGATGTGACCCTGTTGAGAATTGCCAATGTTCTGGCGCAGGAACTGGGGATTGGCAAAGAGGGGAATTCGATTGCCGGTCAGATTCGTCCCGGTGATCTTGAGGCGGTTTCTGCCGACGAAGGTGCCGTTGGGCAGGTGAGATCGTTCCTTTTCAATAAACAGGAGGAGCTTGAAGCGTTTTTTGCCGCCTTGGCTTAG
- a CDS encoding phosphoglycerate dehydrogenase produces MAAFKVLITDNLAPEGIAVLEREKDVELDIQVGIPHEALKTIIGQYDAIITRSGTTVTADLLENPGRLKIIGRAGVGLDNIDLEAASIKGVIVMNAPTGNTIAATELTMGMMLAAARKIPAANTSLKKEEWTRKKFMGRQLYGKTLGVVGLGRIGGSVAARAKAFGMKVIAFDPYIKKVKSEGLGVTLYDRLEDLLALSDVITIHTPKTEETQNMITAQEFSLMKDGVVVVNCARGGIINEDDLYEAVKSGKVFAAGVDVFGQEPLGHHKLLELENVFVTPHIGANTVEGQEGVAVIIAEQVINALRGRAYENAVNIPYMRSQLPAPMQLYFDLAEAMGRLAAQVAKGRPEAFQITMVGNKFKEDFGERVFDIPFSFQPFTVAGLKGFLEKHVKEAVSFINAPYLAKERDMDIQESKTSSYENYNDLLLLRIKTDEGEHLMGGTVFADNVCRILFLDQFHLEMVAQGNYLYFKNIDKPGIVGKVGTVLGKHQINIAGFNLSRVKGGKAVSFVSLDNEVPKEVIDELLEQDGLLEAKVVTL; encoded by the coding sequence ATGGCCGCATTCAAGGTTCTGATCACTGACAATTTGGCCCCTGAGGGGATCGCTGTCTTGGAACGGGAAAAAGACGTCGAGCTGGATATCCAGGTTGGCATTCCTCATGAAGCGTTGAAAACGATTATTGGTCAGTATGATGCCATTATTACCCGCAGTGGTACGACGGTAACGGCTGACCTGCTGGAAAACCCCGGTCGGCTGAAAATTATCGGTCGGGCCGGTGTCGGGCTGGATAATATCGATCTGGAAGCGGCCAGTATTAAAGGGGTGATTGTCATGAACGCACCCACTGGCAATACCATTGCCGCCACCGAGTTGACCATGGGGATGATGCTGGCCGCAGCCCGTAAAATCCCGGCGGCCAACACCTCGCTGAAAAAAGAGGAATGGACGCGGAAGAAGTTCATGGGTCGCCAGCTCTACGGCAAAACCCTCGGGGTTGTTGGTCTGGGGCGGATAGGCGGCAGCGTGGCGGCGCGGGCCAAGGCGTTCGGGATGAAAGTTATTGCGTTTGATCCCTATATCAAAAAGGTGAAGTCGGAAGGCCTGGGAGTAACCCTCTATGATCGTCTGGAAGATTTACTGGCCTTAAGTGATGTCATAACCATCCACACCCCGAAAACCGAAGAAACCCAGAATATGATCACCGCCCAGGAATTTTCCCTGATGAAAGACGGGGTGGTGGTGGTCAACTGTGCCCGCGGTGGCATCATTAATGAGGATGATCTGTATGAGGCGGTGAAGTCGGGCAAAGTTTTTGCCGCCGGCGTCGATGTCTTTGGGCAGGAACCACTGGGACATCATAAACTGCTGGAGTTGGAAAATGTTTTCGTTACCCCCCACATTGGGGCCAATACCGTTGAAGGCCAGGAAGGGGTGGCAGTGATCATTGCCGAGCAGGTTATCAACGCCCTCCGGGGCCGGGCCTACGAAAATGCGGTCAATATCCCTTACATGCGATCCCAGCTGCCGGCTCCTATGCAGCTGTACTTTGATCTGGCTGAAGCCATGGGCCGTCTGGCGGCCCAGGTTGCCAAAGGGCGGCCGGAAGCGTTTCAGATCACCATGGTCGGCAATAAGTTCAAAGAGGATTTTGGCGAACGGGTGTTTGATATCCCCTTCAGCTTTCAACCCTTTACGGTTGCCGGCTTGAAGGGGTTTCTGGAAAAACATGTCAAAGAAGCGGTTTCCTTCATCAACGCTCCCTACCTGGCCAAGGAGCGGGATATGGATATCCAGGAATCGAAAACTTCCTCCTATGAAAATTACAATGATCTGCTCCTTCTTAGGATTAAGACGGATGAGGGCGAACATCTCATGGGCGGGACGGTCTTTGCCGATAATGTCTGCCGAATCCTCTTCCTTGACCAGTTTCACCTGGAAATGGTTGCCCAGGGTAACTACCTCTATTTCAAAAATATTGATAAACCGGGGATTGTCGGCAAAGTGGGCACGGTGCTCGGCAAGCACCAGATCAACATTGCCGGCTTCAACCTGTCGCGGGTCAAGGGCGGCAAGGCGGTATCCTTTGTCTCCCTGGATAATGAGGTGCCCAAAGAGGTTATTGATGAGCTGCTGGAGCAGGACGGCCTGCTGGAAGCAAAGGTGGTGACATTGTAG
- a CDS encoding ABC transporter substrate-binding protein, with amino-acid sequence MKKIFSIILMLALFLALAIPGFASTKTITIGFNIPLTGEIPKVGESSKFAAEMLKEDINSAGGLQVGKEKYLLEFIYEDNESKAESAVAVAQKLIDRNKVLAIIGPNSSKQAVPAGEIADMNETPMISPWSTNPDTTKDRPWVFRAAFLDPFQGPVAVDFAMAQFKAKTAAVLYALANDYSKGLAEIFRDDFEKKNGAGSVVAFESYGDRDQDFSAQLTTIIAAKPDFIFLPNNYNEVALTVKQAHDLGWQGPFMGSDAWGSAELMTLCGNDCIGHYFSTHYAAAGAQGDTKAFIDTFNATYGYVPDDVAALTWDATRLVLQAIQNHGTLTGKVRKDRKAIRQALSDIKSFAGVTGQMKFDDQGDPIKCAVVVRINDKGEFVFTKSVCP; translated from the coding sequence ATGAAGAAGATTTTTTCTATCATCCTGATGCTGGCGCTGTTTCTGGCTCTGGCCATTCCCGGATTTGCCTCAACAAAAACCATCACCATCGGTTTTAATATCCCGCTAACCGGTGAGATCCCCAAGGTGGGAGAATCCTCTAAGTTTGCAGCTGAGATGCTGAAGGAGGACATTAACAGTGCCGGCGGCCTACAGGTGGGGAAAGAGAAATACCTGCTGGAATTCATCTATGAAGACAACGAGTCTAAAGCCGAATCAGCAGTTGCCGTAGCCCAGAAACTCATCGATCGCAACAAGGTACTGGCTATCATCGGCCCCAACTCGAGCAAACAGGCGGTACCCGCCGGTGAGATTGCCGATATGAACGAAACCCCAATGATCTCCCCCTGGTCGACCAATCCTGACACCACCAAGGACCGGCCGTGGGTTTTCCGGGCTGCGTTCCTGGATCCCTTCCAGGGACCGGTGGCAGTCGACTTTGCCATGGCCCAGTTCAAGGCAAAAACCGCTGCGGTACTCTATGCGCTGGCCAATGATTACAGCAAGGGCCTGGCGGAAATTTTCAGGGATGATTTTGAAAAAAAGAATGGTGCCGGCTCCGTGGTCGCCTTCGAAAGCTATGGTGATCGCGACCAGGACTTCAGTGCCCAGTTGACAACTATCATCGCCGCCAAACCTGACTTCATTTTCCTGCCCAACAACTATAATGAAGTCGCCCTGACCGTCAAGCAGGCCCATGATCTCGGTTGGCAAGGGCCTTTCATGGGGTCGGATGCCTGGGGTTCCGCCGAACTGATGACCCTCTGCGGCAATGACTGCATCGGCCATTATTTTTCCACCCACTATGCCGCTGCCGGTGCCCAAGGCGACACCAAGGCTTTTATCGATACGTTTAACGCCACCTATGGATACGTTCCCGATGATGTTGCCGCCCTGACCTGGGATGCCACCCGCCTGGTGCTTCAGGCAATTCAAAATCACGGCACACTGACCGGCAAGGTTCGCAAAGACCGCAAGGCAATTCGTCAGGCGCTGAGCGACATCAAGAGTTTTGCCGGGGTCACCGGCCAGATGAAGTTTGATGACCAGGGTGATCCCATCAAGTGCGCCGTGGTGGTCCGCATCAACGATAAAGGGGAATTTGTCTTCACCAAATCTGTCTGTCCCTGA
- a CDS encoding branched-chain amino acid ABC transporter permease, with the protein MLQSIAQNLLNALQWGSFYSLIALGYTLVYGVLLLINFAHGDIVMVGAYIAFFVSSLLLGHYQMLPFNLPGGVALALAIPLTMILTAAVGVTLERIAYRPLRRKGAHRLYVVITALMCGLILENGNLALLGASRKKFPEMVDKVVYTFGAVSVTNLKIAVIFTAFLVFFLLQFIVTKTKIGMAMRAISYDKFAVPLMGIPIDNVIVFTFILGSSLAGLAGLLSALSYPILDPYMGLSIGWKAFIAAVVGGIGDIRGAFAGGFILGFLEIMVVAFFPSTYRDLFAFSILLFILTLRPTGLFGVAKTTKI; encoded by the coding sequence ATGCTGCAATCTATCGCCCAGAACCTCTTGAACGCCCTGCAATGGGGGAGTTTCTACTCTCTCATTGCTTTGGGCTACACTCTGGTGTATGGCGTCTTGCTGCTGATCAACTTTGCCCATGGCGATATTGTCATGGTCGGGGCTTATATCGCATTTTTCGTCTCTTCCCTGCTCCTGGGGCACTACCAGATGCTGCCCTTCAACCTGCCAGGTGGGGTAGCCCTGGCGCTGGCCATCCCTTTGACCATGATACTCACGGCAGCCGTGGGGGTCACCCTGGAACGCATCGCCTACCGGCCCCTGCGGCGAAAAGGCGCCCACCGCCTCTACGTTGTCATCACCGCCCTCATGTGCGGCCTTATCCTGGAAAACGGCAATCTGGCCCTGCTGGGAGCCAGCCGGAAAAAATTTCCAGAGATGGTTGACAAGGTTGTCTATACCTTCGGTGCCGTAAGCGTCACCAACCTGAAGATAGCGGTTATCTTTACTGCGTTTCTGGTTTTTTTCCTGCTCCAGTTCATCGTCACCAAAACAAAAATCGGCATGGCCATGCGGGCCATTTCCTATGACAAGTTTGCCGTTCCTTTGATGGGCATCCCCATTGATAACGTTATTGTGTTCACGTTTATCCTTGGCTCTTCACTGGCAGGCCTGGCAGGTCTGCTCTCTGCCCTCTCCTACCCCATCCTCGATCCGTATATGGGCCTTTCCATTGGCTGGAAAGCATTTATTGCGGCGGTGGTGGGAGGCATCGGCGATATCCGCGGCGCCTTTGCCGGCGGCTTTATTCTCGGTTTTCTGGAAATCATGGTAGTCGCTTTTTTCCCCTCCACCTACCGGGATCTTTTCGCCTTCAGTATTCTGTTGTTTATCCTGACCCTGAGGCCCACTGGGCTTTTCGGGGTTGCCAAAACAACCAAGATTTAA
- a CDS encoding branched-chain amino acid ABC transporter permease, whose product MIQEKMTVPAALLTLLMMIMGLAHFEIIDLYTQTIILFIGINIIISSSLNLVNGHMGEFSCGHAGFIAVGAYVSSILSVALFTQDRVFGAPLLPPAYAALAFPLIIFAGGLAAAFAGLLVALPSFKTRGDYLAIITIAANYIIITLIINIDKIGGARGFMGMKRVVMAMEEVAEIPWMILWVFLFTVLVVMAIRRFVSSTYGKGIIAIQQDEVAAEIMSVNTNKMKLIAFMLSSGLAGVAGGLYAHVVGYVNPKSFDILKSTEALVMVYLGGMGSITGSVLSAVFFTLLLEALRPLQIIKWIVIPLLLIILMQFRPEGIMGHRELGDIFPRLKKFYRFK is encoded by the coding sequence ATGATACAAGAAAAAATGACCGTCCCGGCTGCCCTGCTCACCCTGTTGATGATGATCATGGGGCTAGCCCATTTCGAAATCATTGATCTCTATACCCAAACCATCATCCTGTTTATCGGCATCAACATCATCATCTCATCGAGCCTGAACCTGGTTAACGGTCACATGGGTGAATTTTCCTGCGGCCATGCTGGTTTTATCGCGGTCGGCGCCTATGTCTCCTCCATTCTCTCCGTCGCTCTGTTCACCCAGGATCGGGTTTTCGGCGCCCCCCTGCTGCCGCCGGCATATGCCGCCCTCGCTTTCCCACTGATCATCTTTGCCGGCGGACTGGCGGCGGCTTTTGCCGGCCTGCTGGTCGCCCTGCCATCCTTTAAAACCAGAGGAGACTATCTGGCCATTATCACCATTGCCGCCAACTATATTATTATCACTCTGATTATCAATATTGACAAAATCGGCGGTGCCAGGGGTTTTATGGGCATGAAGCGGGTGGTCATGGCGATGGAGGAGGTGGCCGAAATTCCCTGGATGATCTTGTGGGTTTTTCTTTTCACGGTGCTGGTGGTCATGGCCATTCGCCGCTTTGTTTCCTCCACCTACGGCAAAGGCATCATCGCCATCCAGCAGGATGAGGTGGCGGCTGAAATTATGAGCGTCAACACCAATAAAATGAAACTGATTGCTTTTATGCTCTCTTCCGGCCTGGCCGGCGTGGCCGGCGGTTTGTACGCCCATGTGGTGGGCTATGTCAACCCCAAGTCATTTGATATCCTCAAATCCACTGAAGCGCTGGTCATGGTCTATCTGGGAGGCATGGGATCAATTACCGGCTCAGTACTTTCCGCCGTTTTCTTCACCCTCCTACTGGAGGCCCTGCGACCTCTGCAGATCATCAAGTGGATTGTTATCCCGCTGCTGCTCATTATTCTAATGCAATTTCGCCCCGAAGGAATCATGGGGCACCGGGAGCTGGGAGATATTTTCCCCAGGCTGAAAAAATTTTACCGTTTCAAGTAA
- a CDS encoding ABC transporter ATP-binding protein, which translates to MTVLKIEGLTQHFSGLCALSDFNVQVGKQELVGLIGPNGAGKTTVFNVVSGFYQPTRGTITFFDQPIAGLKPHQVTTYGIARTFQNIRLWNELTVLENISLAQHGTLNYGMMDLFFRTRRYQQREREIRDLALELLEIFKLSPFAGEKPKNLPYGLQRKVEIARALSSRPQLLLLDEPAAGLNSKDIFELIDLIQWIFEEFDLSIWMIEHQMKVVMSLCSRITVIDFGETIAEGTPEEIQNNPEVIKAYLGDDLI; encoded by the coding sequence ATGACTGTCCTGAAAATAGAAGGGTTGACCCAGCATTTCAGTGGCCTGTGCGCTCTCTCGGACTTCAATGTCCAAGTGGGAAAACAGGAACTGGTGGGCCTGATCGGCCCTAATGGTGCCGGTAAAACCACCGTGTTCAATGTGGTCAGCGGCTTCTATCAGCCGACCCGCGGCACCATCACCTTTTTTGACCAGCCCATTGCCGGCCTGAAGCCTCATCAGGTTACCACCTACGGTATCGCCAGAACCTTTCAGAATATCAGACTCTGGAATGAACTGACCGTACTGGAAAATATTTCCCTGGCTCAGCACGGGACCCTTAACTACGGCATGATGGATCTCTTTTTCCGCACCCGTCGCTATCAACAACGTGAACGGGAGATTCGCGATCTGGCCCTTGAACTGCTGGAGATCTTCAAGCTGTCCCCCTTTGCCGGGGAAAAACCAAAAAATCTTCCCTATGGCCTGCAGCGCAAGGTGGAAATCGCCCGGGCGCTTTCATCCCGACCGCAGTTGCTGCTGCTCGATGAACCGGCAGCCGGCCTCAACTCCAAGGACATTTTTGAACTTATTGATCTCATCCAGTGGATTTTCGAGGAATTTGACCTGAGCATCTGGATGATTGAACACCAGATGAAGGTTGTCATGAGTCTCTGCTCCAGAATCACCGTCATCGATTTCGGCGAAACCATCGCGGAAGGAACCCCGGAGGAAATTCAGAACAACCCGGAAGTTATCAAGGCGTACCTGGGAGATGACCTCATATAG